The Epinephelus moara isolate mb chromosome 21, YSFRI_EMoa_1.0, whole genome shotgun sequence DNA window ttGACAATATCAAAcccagcttcactataactcacagcactcacagacaaaacacttgtctatttttggacacattttccccacaaatacaacatgctaatattttaagcacaagcctatggcattttacattgtataaattagcctagcagctagcggacctttcctctactcatatgaagccagggacaacagcaacatcaaaagtaacgttacaaaatttggctccattacaactcacaaggttcacagactAAACAACTGTcttccaaacaaatacagttTGGAAAATCTGTTTAGTGTaagacatgctaacattattagcacaagcctatggcattttacactgtataaaatgtGAGCCACcagttttatgtattttttatctgCTTTCATTGACATCCAGTCTTGTTCATACCTTTTTGTCAGGGCCTGTTGTCTGTAATTTTAAGATCAAAGATGCACCACACTACACAAACCCAGACTTACGCTGGCGTGCCGGCTTCCTGTCTGACCACTCCTGAACCTCCATGTTGTCCCCAGGGCCTCCAATAATGTACTGGTCCTCAAAGGTGGAGTTGTCTGGGATGTCAAAGGGATCCCAGGCCTCCGTCAGAGCGATCTTTGCGCAGTCCTTGGTCTTCTGGTCAATCTGGAACATCACCATGCTCTGGTACAAGTAGATGTACTCAAAAAACCtggagcagacagagagaacaAGGGACGAGAAGTGAGGAGAATTTAAAGCTGCATCAATGGATTAtttggccactagggggcagcaGAATAACCTTAATGCATTCATGACCTTGAGGTGAACTCAGACCACACTGAGAAAATCTCTTTTTCGGCAATTCTTTCTTTAAACCATCTTATGTCTCTTCCCTCACGTGTGAAGGATACGATTGATATGACTGCATCCTAAAATCTATTGAAATACCTGTGAACAAAGCATTACTTACCACATTTGATATGAGGACACTGTATAACAACTTACAACTTGCAGAGAGAATtgatgcaattttttttttcaattgctTTCTAATACAACCCcgattccaaaaaagttgggacactcAGACTGATTTGCCAGTACTTTTTTACCTATATTCAGTTGAATACAATACAAAGACAagttatttaatgttcaaactgataaactttattgttttttgtaaatacactcattctgaatttgatgcctgcaacatgttccaaaaaagttgggacggAGGCAACAGAAGACTGGGAAAGTTGTGgaatgctcaaaaaacacctgtttagGGTGATAGTATCATGACTGGATATGAAAGCGGCATCCTCAAAAGGCTGACTTGTTCACAAGCAAGTGTAGTAAAAAACTGTGTCGGAAAATTCCAACACTTTAAGGACAATGTTTCTCAAGGCACAGTTGCGAGGACTTTGGGGATTTCTCCATCTACAATCCATGATATCATCAAAACATTGAGGGAATCCTGAGAAATCTCTGCACATAAGGGGCAAGGCTGACGACCAACACATACTGCCATGACTTTTGATCCATCAGACAGCTCTGCATTAAAAACTGACATAATTGTATAAAGGATATGactacatgggctcaggaacactttggaaaaccatcgtcagtaaacacagctcatctctgcatctacaaatgcaagaCTCTATCATGCAAAGTGAAATCCATACATCGACAACACCCCGAAACACCACCGACTTCTCTGAGCCCGTGCTCATCTGATacagactgacacaaagtggagaagtgtgctgtggtctgacgagtccatcatggacgttGTGACCTCTgagctaaagaggaaaaggaccatccagattgttaccagctcaaagttcaatggctgaatccaaatgtcaggACTTCACCACACTTGCAGATTTGCGGACCAAAGCTacaattcatccagtccacaagaAGTCTCAAGCGGACTATCTGCAGACTTTCAGAGAGTCTGCTTagggtgcagacttcagcagacgTCACTGATTTAATTACCCTATCAGGCTGCGCAGTGTAACAGGCTAAAAAAATTGCCGaagaacaacaaaagaaggtctTCTAATGTCAGTAATGCtcaatttattgagttatagtcTTGTCCTTAGTTACAAACATTTCTGCTTTTGAACGCGTGTAGCCTGTGTGTTATATAGAGATgtgttaatacatttttgtttagttacAAAAAAGGTTATACATgtgatttatatcttgttatctgtaGGAGCAGATGAGCAGAGGAGTAGGCACTGTTCAACTTATACGAAACATTTATAAATATGACAGCAGCGATAGACGACGTCTAATTCAGGGAGGTCCCTGCTTATTCCAGGAAGACAATGAGACACGTTCTGCACGTGTTCAACAGCGTGGCTTCGTAGTAAAAGAGTGTTGGTAATAAACTGACCTGTCTGCGGTCCAGACCTGTCTATCATTGAACATGTGTAGCAcattatgaagcacaaaataatgacactgGAGATCCTGACTGTTCAGATACTGAAGTCGTATCAAGCAAGAATaggaaagaatttcactttcaaaacttgaacagttagtgtcctcagttcccagaCACTCAATGaaagatgatgtcacacagcggtaaacatgctcctgtcccaacttttttggaacggGTTGCAGGCATCCAAtccagaatgagtgtatatttacaaaaaacaacaaagtttaTCAATTTGAACATGAAATATCTTGTCTTGGTGTTGTGTTCAGTCAAATAAAGGTCAAAAAGAATTTGCGTAtcattgcattttgtttttatttacattttaaatggcGTCCCAGCTTATTTAGAATCATGGTTGTACATCATCAAGTGTTTGATTGCACTGAGGAACGAACAAAGACTTTCACCTCCAGATATGAGCAGATGAATACCTCACATAATCCCTTTTTTCTCTCGCACATTGGTCTTTGGCGGAGATTCACCGACAACATCTTGGTGCTCTGGTTATGAGGactgaaaatgaatatttagAGTTCCAGCAGTTCCTCAGTACAACCTTTGATTCACTCTCAATGAAACACTGTCACCACAAAGTTGGACGAACACCTCTGTCTTCAATGTAAGACTTTCCTTCACTGGAGctggtgtccacatacttttggcagTATTTTGTACCTCTGTAAAACATGAGGCAGAGCTGAAGTCACACTGTAAATTAAACAAACCAAAGTCGATCGGCAGGCTCTGTCCTTGTTTACAGACCAGAGAATATTTCTCAACAGCAGACTTCAGTCCTGGCACAGACTCAGTGTTGGTTTATTCTTGCAACACTGGTGGTGTTGTGGTTTATAACAGAATTATAAAGCTTTAGTAAATTACTCATTACAAATAACAAAGCCCTTATTAACTCTGTATAAAGGGTGCATTATGAGAAggtggtattattattattgttttatttttgttattatttgttAGCTATGATTTTATATTCTTATTTATGTgtgaatgtttcattttttggcACCTTTTTAATGCAAATTTAACAAACTTAATTTACTGGGAGGCTTTAGGAGGgtgtaaacatttaaacatatttCCACAGTGTCACATTACAATAATATTATGTTTCCAATAAAGACAATATGTGAAAATAAACATCGCTGTGGGGGAATAATAGGTGAATTATCAGATTATAAAAATAGTTATTAATCTTTAAATTAGATATAAAATTAGATATAAAACCAGCTCAGACTATAAGGACATATCATCTACACACAGACGGATCTTACTTCTGACACGGGGTGTGCTTcttgtgctgctgcaggacTCGGATCCTCTGGTTTTGGCCGTCGTAGGAGACGGCGGCTCGGCTGTTCCTCCCGGTGCTGTGGTCGTACAGGACCCACCTGCCCTCCCACTGCAGCGGGGCGAGGCAGGGCCCGGCCGCCCGGGACACACCCAGCCCGGGGAGGCCGAGGACAGACGCCCCGGAAGCGGCTAGAAACACGAACAATAGTCGGTGCATTGCGTCTGGAAGTACTGGAGTACCGTTAGCTGATCCCGTTGTTATTGTTGATAGGCTGCACCTGCTGCTGACAAGCTCGCGAGAGTTAGATGTAAGAGGCGTTTCCGGTTTgtggctttcaaaataaaagcacgtATGAACGTCtaaaaaataattatgaattaaaaaagacatttcctcCCAGAAGTTTAATCGAGTATAATAAACCAATAAGAACtacaaaaatatgaatattcaGATGTATAGAGGAAAAGGGAAGAGAAACTACTACTCAAGATAAATTGTTGTAAAACGTTAAAACATGACCTAACTGTGCtcaatttaataataataaatacattatattatattgaattaaattatttatataatttaatattgtttttatcaGGTAAAAATATGGTGcttctaatttaaaaaaatattttaaaacgaCTGAttatactgtttttgtttttatttatttatttatttatttatttatttatctatctattttgttttctgattattttctcccttaattaattgattgtttggtttgtaattttttttttgctgttacaaataaattaatcacaatgatttaaaaagaaaagcagcaaatattcacacaataagaaatgtttttgcatgaaaaTGACTCAACAAAATTGTTAACAAATGAACAAAAGAACAAGAATAGGCCTAATAATAGTAAAAAGCCCCAGATGTAATAATCAGTCATTCTCTTCATACTTGTACTTGATTATTTTTTCTACTCTAGTTCGTAAATTTTTCATGATAGCATTTGTTAAGTATTTTGTGTTTAGTCAGTACTTATCAGCAACTAATACTTGTAACAtcataattcataattaatCCCGAAAGTTTAAAAAGGGGTTTTAAGGGTGAATAACAtgccagagtgcattaaaaaaaattcctgGGGGAGGATCTCCACTGACCCCCCTAAAGAGATCTGGACTAAGCCTCCAATGACCTTAAATCCTACAAACGCCTAAAAAACTCTCtcttacaaaaaaataaaaaaataaaaaaaatatcattttttAGAAAACATAAGAAATAGAGCCAACGTAAAGCCCGCTATGTTACAGATATTCTCAGTTATTCTCCGTCTGTTATTAAAAAGAACATTAATGTTTTATATTAGAATACATTTTGATAACAAGCCAACTAAAATAAAAGAAGCAGTTCCAGTCTTtccattaaatatgaaaatataaaataataaataataataataaataaataatataaaataaactgtGTTAAACTATGTTACTTGCTTCCGTAATGATGAAACAATTCCGAATAATTCATCTTAATAAACAGTGTATTTCTTTGGTTGTGATTCTCCTCTCTGCCGCTAGAGGGCAGACGGAGCGTCACATTCTTTCTGCGTCACATTGTGGCGCGGCGTGATGACGTCTACTCCCCAGCCAACATGGCGAAGAAACAACGTGGGAAAACAGCTCCGTCGTCAAAGACGGCGGTTAAagcaaaacagacagaaaatttCAGTTTAGTTCTCGAGTCCAGTGACGATGAGGCGCCCGAGGAGGTGACGTTTGAAGACTCAAAGGCTGAAGCCTTACGGAGCATGAAACAGGCGCTGGACACGGCCAGAAGGTAGCTAACTAGTGCTTGTGCTTGGAGAGCCCGTCAAACCAAACTCAattcaaaataatgtgtttttagaCTTTTTCGCGCTAATGGACAGAATAAATACATCATAACGACTTCTTAATTATATATTCTGATTTCTCAGGGGCCGCCTTTCACATCGGCGTGTACATTGAGAACTGAGCAGCCCCccttttaacaaaatattagtATCTGAACCACCACTTATCataacaagtaaataaataaaccgaTGGATTTTTGTAATGAGGCGCTGTTTTTGGACTGTACGGATGCCGATAGAAAGTGTCTCCCAATAAGTTGGAATTTATGTCATGTCAAAATTTGGGGCGTGTACTTTTGCGTGTAATCATGATCCGCCGTTTTTGTGTGGACGATCTGTCCACACAAGAGCGCTGTCTGCTGAATAGTTTAACAGTTCACCGGGATCAAATCAATATTAGGTGGGGGTGGGAATCACCTCCACGATATGATAATACCACGATACTTAGGttacgatacaatattattattgcaatttaaACCTGTTGCGATATATTGAGTAtcatgataaaatatattgcgacatcaacatctgtttttcagtctgttcatctcacttcaatcATTTTGATCGCAGTAAAATGTATCTGGGGGCCTGAAAAAGCCACTGATTATATTATCCTAGttggctacctaaagtttaatttgtatttgtaatattaataatttctaTATTAAAAAATTGATACTTGACAATGTGTAATATCGCAACACTATGCTATATCGATTTTTGTCCCCCACCCCTAATGTTTGGTAACATGTGATGTGTTTGCAGAGAAAAGGAGCTGctgaaagagaagaggaggaagagacaggaGTTGTTCCAGGAACAGaaggtcagtgtgtgtattgtcttaaaaatgtctagaatttggggcgtcggtggcttggtggtagagcaggcgccccatgtacaaggctgttgccgcagcggcccgggttcgaatccagcctgtggccctttgctgcatgtcactccctctctctctctctctccccccttcacacttgtctgtcctatcaattaaaggcttaaaaatgcccaaaaaatatcttaaaaaaaaaaagagtctagAATTATAATTTCCTGGTAACTCGTTCATAGATTTCAGCCGTACAGTTTcctgttagctgacaggagcagcagaagaccacaccaggtgccactcctgtcagctaacaacaggaaactgaggctacagttcacacaggctcaccaaaacNNNNNNNNNNNNNNNNNNNNNNNNNNNNNNNNNNNNNNNagagcacctttgggatgtggtggaacggtagattcacatcatggatgtgcagccgacaaatctgcagcaactgtgtgatgctatcatgtcgatatggaccaaaatctctgaggaatgtttccagcaccttgttgaatctttGCCACCAAGAATttaaaagggggtccaacctggtactagcaaggtgtacctaataaagtatTATCCATgtgattttacttttaaataaaGCTCCCGTCGTTCTGCTGTTTCCCACAGAAAAGAAAACTCTTACCGGCTGAGGTGTTGGAGGAAATCGATTCAGCTCCTTCAAAGTGAGTTCACATGTTCGACTCATGTTGCAGCGCTTTGATTTCGTACAGTTTCTCTTGCATCTCCGCTCAATGAACGATCacatctgctttattttacaggaagcagaaacagtctgagGATGAAGGTAAAGCCTCGCTCCGC harbors:
- the epdr1 gene encoding mammalian ependymin-related protein 1 produces the protein MHRLLFVFLAASGASVLGLPGLGVSRAAGPCLAPLQWEGRWVLYDHSTGRNSRAAVSYDGQNQRIRVLQQHKKHTPCQKFFEYIYLYQSMVMFQIDQKTKDCAKIALTEAWDPFDIPDNSTFEDQYIIGGPGDNMEVQEWSDRKPARQHETWVGVYTLKDCYPVQETYTRNSSVTTSTRFFNLQLGISDPNVFTPPSTCQSARPKRMVESNC